From Anaerohalosphaeraceae bacterium, one genomic window encodes:
- a CDS encoding Do family serine endopeptidase, which produces MFRNIRSRAVLTVFAGVWMLSLPVLAGSNETAELKRTSKAFTEAVKEVLPAVVAVQSEYTVQGISYRSPFEDDFFERFFGPRFRMPVPREEKRIGQGSGFLISEDGYLLTNHHVVADASKITILLHDGRRFENVEIVGSDEKADLALLKIPDVKGLPTVKMGNSDLLEVGEWVIAVGNPFGLTETVTVGVVSAKGRRIRGDDPGVYEDFIQTDAAINPGNSGGPLLNIDGEVVGINAAIVTGDTGVRGYMGIGLAVPINMAKSMAEQMMKTGKFVRGYAGIGLQDLTEDIAQGLDLKIRKGAIITQVYENSPAEEAGLQADDIVISIDNREIHNSQDVRNVVGYSAPGTKLTFVVLRNGSEKKITLTVGARPVAEDMIEQLGIQVKNSDDGVGVVITDVKEDSDAARVGLQSGMVILSVNRERVNSVKEFKEALRKAEGKDKVILSVKADRMTYYVVLPLKK; this is translated from the coding sequence ATGTTTCGAAACATCCGGAGTCGAGCGGTCTTAACGGTTTTTGCAGGAGTATGGATGCTGAGTCTGCCGGTGCTGGCGGGCTCAAACGAGACGGCGGAACTTAAGCGAACATCCAAAGCCTTTACGGAAGCAGTCAAAGAGGTTCTGCCGGCGGTAGTTGCGGTGCAGTCGGAATATACGGTGCAGGGGATTTCCTACCGCTCACCGTTTGAAGACGATTTTTTTGAGAGATTTTTCGGACCGAGATTCCGGATGCCTGTGCCCCGGGAGGAAAAGCGTATTGGTCAGGGGTCAGGTTTTCTGATTTCCGAAGATGGGTATCTCCTGACCAATCATCATGTTGTGGCGGATGCAAGCAAGATTACAATTCTGCTGCATGATGGCCGTCGTTTTGAAAACGTGGAGATTGTCGGTTCGGATGAGAAGGCCGATTTGGCTTTGCTGAAGATTCCGGATGTGAAGGGGCTGCCGACTGTGAAAATGGGCAATTCCGATTTGCTTGAGGTGGGCGAGTGGGTGATTGCGGTCGGCAATCCGTTCGGGCTGACGGAAACAGTTACGGTTGGGGTTGTCAGCGCCAAGGGGCGGCGAATCCGAGGCGATGACCCCGGTGTTTATGAGGATTTTATTCAAACGGATGCAGCGATAAACCCGGGCAATTCCGGCGGACCGCTTTTGAATATTGACGGGGAGGTAGTGGGGATTAATGCGGCCATTGTAACGGGCGATACGGGTGTTCGCGGCTATATGGGAATCGGGCTGGCAGTGCCGATTAATATGGCCAAGTCAATGGCCGAACAGATGATGAAGACCGGCAAATTCGTCCGCGGCTATGCAGGAATCGGGCTGCAGGATTTGACGGAGGATATTGCACAGGGTCTGGATTTGAAGATTCGCAAGGGGGCGATTATTACACAGGTGTATGAGAACTCGCCGGCGGAGGAAGCCGGTCTGCAGGCGGATGATATTGTCATTTCAATTGACAACCGGGAGATTCACAACAGTCAGGATGTCCGCAATGTGGTTGGATATTCGGCGCCGGGGACGAAGCTGACCTTTGTGGTTTTGCGGAACGGAAGTGAGAAGAAGATTACTCTGACGGTCGGGGCCCGTCCGGTGGCGGAGGATATGATTGAGCAGCTGGGGATTCAGGTCAAGAACAGCGATGACGGAGTCGGTGTAGTGATTACGGATGTGAAGGAAGACAGCGATGCAGCACGGGTAGGGCTTCAGTCCGGGATGGTCATTCTGAGCGTAAACCGCGAACGGGTCAATTCGGTCAAGGAGTTCAAAGAAGCTCTTCGAAAGGCCGAAGGCAAGGACAAGGTTATTTTATCCGTCAAGGCGGATCGAATGACGTATTATGTGGTGCTGCCGCTGAAAAAATAA
- the ftsY gene encoding signal recognition particle-docking protein FtsY: protein MGFFTKTVQYLREHLSKTRSKIASGLAAVLGLGRDLDEEILERLEETLISDDIGVETTQRLIEDLRNAYKKKEIVKTDEVIPFLKEHIKNYWPVEDRRLKTAASGPTVILVAGVNGSGKTTSIAKLAYMLSRGGRKVIVAACDTFRAAAVEQLSIWAERIGVQIVKHKQGADPAAVAYDAASAALARQADYLILDTAGRLHTQKHLMEELTKIRNVVSKHIPGAPHEVLLVVDATTGQNAIQQARMFTQAIDVTGIFLAKLDGTARGGIVIAIKDMLNIPVKFVGLGETPEDIAEFDPQEFVEALFS from the coding sequence ATGGGTTTCTTTACTAAAACGGTTCAGTATCTCCGCGAACATCTGAGCAAGACGCGAAGCAAAATTGCCTCCGGGTTGGCCGCGGTGCTCGGGTTGGGCCGGGATTTGGATGAAGAGATTCTCGAACGCCTGGAAGAGACACTCATCAGCGATGATATCGGGGTGGAAACAACCCAGCGGCTGATCGAGGATTTGCGGAATGCCTACAAGAAGAAGGAGATTGTCAAGACCGATGAGGTGATTCCGTTTTTGAAGGAACATATCAAGAACTACTGGCCTGTGGAGGACCGTCGGCTTAAGACGGCGGCTTCCGGCCCGACGGTGATTCTGGTAGCCGGGGTGAACGGGTCGGGCAAGACGACAAGCATCGCCAAGCTGGCGTATATGCTCAGCCGCGGGGGCAGAAAAGTGATTGTGGCGGCCTGCGATACGTTCCGGGCGGCGGCGGTCGAGCAGCTGAGTATCTGGGCGGAGCGGATTGGGGTGCAGATTGTCAAGCACAAGCAGGGGGCGGACCCGGCGGCGGTGGCCTATGATGCGGCGTCGGCGGCCCTGGCTCGTCAGGCGGATTACCTGATTCTGGATACGGCCGGACGGCTTCATACCCAGAAGCATCTGATGGAGGAACTAACCAAGATTCGAAATGTGGTTTCCAAGCATATCCCCGGTGCACCGCACGAGGTGCTGTTGGTGGTGGATGCTACGACGGGGCAAAATGCCATTCAGCAGGCCAGGATGTTTACACAGGCGATTGATGTGACGGGGATTTTTTTGGCAAAACTGGACGGAACGGCCCGGGGGGGAATCGTGATTGCCATCAAGGATATGCTGAATATTCCGGTGAAGTTTGTCGGGCTGGGGGAAACGCCGGAGGATATTGCCGAGTTTGACCCGCAGGAGTTTGTGGAGGCCCTTTTCAGTTAG
- a CDS encoding Hsp20/alpha crystallin family protein: MALIELVPWRTGRRNLSVRGSELENPFVALQRQMSRLFDDFFSDFGLQPWKGWTGFDGGFYPRMDVAETDKEITVTAELPGIEQKDIEISLADGVLTLKGEKKQSSEEKKEGYYHSERSFGAFSRSVALPAEVDENKVEATYKDGVLKIRLPKTENQKARAKKIEVKAG, encoded by the coding sequence ATGGCACTGATTGAATTGGTACCCTGGAGAACAGGACGCAGAAATCTTTCGGTACGAGGCAGCGAGCTTGAAAATCCTTTCGTGGCGCTGCAGCGGCAGATGAGCCGACTCTTTGATGATTTCTTCAGTGATTTCGGTCTGCAGCCCTGGAAAGGATGGACGGGTTTTGACGGCGGATTCTATCCTCGAATGGATGTGGCTGAAACCGATAAGGAAATCACGGTCACCGCCGAACTGCCCGGGATTGAGCAGAAAGATATCGAGATTTCTCTGGCAGACGGCGTTCTGACCCTGAAAGGGGAGAAGAAGCAGTCGTCTGAAGAGAAGAAAGAGGGCTACTATCATTCCGAGCGCAGCTTCGGGGCCTTCAGCCGATCGGTGGCGTTGCCTGCGGAGGTGGATGAAAACAAGGTGGAAGCCACATACAAAGACGGTGTCTTGAAGATCCGCCTGCCCAAAACCGAAAACCAGAAGGCTCGCGCCAAGAAGATTGAGGTCAAAGCCGGATAA
- a CDS encoding glycoside hydrolase family 43 protein, translated as MSFKQHIRSLLTPAVLLSGILIASEMSLQDFRVHDPFILPDSKSQTYYLYTSVTSGALPRGQAGVVVYTSKDLNKWQGPKVVFEVPKNGWANPAHGAWAPEVHLYKDKYYLFVTLHNRDKRLPMGPRSRQTTHMRGTQVFVSDSPEGPFKPLTDRPTAPPERMTLDGTLFIEDGRPWLVYCHEWIQITDGTIEAVPLQDDLSIAVGEPVLLFRGSDAPWIQPWQAEPNDPPRNFVTDGPFFWRTKTGRLLMLWSSWIQDGQYAQALAYSLSGRLIGPWRQLPPLLTDNSGHGMIFKTFDGRLMLVVHHPTMSPQSRARLYELQDTGDNLKIINPPSP; from the coding sequence ATGAGTTTTAAACAGCATATACGGTCCCTTCTTACACCGGCAGTCCTCTTGTCAGGTATCCTGATTGCCTCTGAAATGTCTTTGCAGGATTTTCGCGTCCACGACCCCTTCATTCTGCCCGATTCCAAAAGCCAAACCTATTACCTTTATACCTCCGTCACCTCCGGTGCTCTGCCGCGGGGTCAGGCGGGCGTTGTCGTCTATACCAGCAAAGACCTCAACAAATGGCAGGGTCCCAAGGTTGTCTTCGAAGTTCCAAAAAACGGATGGGCCAACCCGGCCCACGGCGCCTGGGCCCCGGAAGTTCATCTATACAAAGACAAATATTACCTGTTCGTCACCCTCCACAATCGCGATAAACGGCTCCCGATGGGCCCTCGCAGCCGACAAACGACTCATATGCGGGGCACACAGGTTTTTGTCAGCGACAGTCCGGAAGGCCCCTTTAAGCCCCTCACAGACCGCCCGACCGCCCCGCCGGAACGAATGACGCTGGACGGAACCCTTTTTATCGAAGACGGCAGGCCCTGGCTGGTCTATTGTCACGAATGGATTCAGATTACTGATGGTACAATTGAAGCCGTCCCCCTCCAAGATGACTTGTCCATTGCTGTCGGGGAACCCGTCCTGCTGTTTCGCGGTTCCGACGCACCCTGGATACAGCCCTGGCAGGCAGAACCCAATGACCCGCCGCGAAATTTCGTTACAGACGGCCCCTTTTTCTGGCGCACCAAAACCGGCCGGCTCCTGATGCTTTGGTCCAGCTGGATTCAGGACGGCCAATACGCCCAGGCCCTGGCCTATTCTCTCTCCGGACGCCTCATCGGCCCCTGGCGGCAGCTTCCGCCGCTTCTGACCGACAACAGCGGACACGGCATGATCTTTAAAACCTTTGACGGCCGACTGATGCTCGTCGTCCACCACCCCACAATGAGCCCCCAGTCCCGCGCACGACTGTACGAACTCCAAGACACCGGTGACAACTTAAAGATAATCAATCCCCCCTCTCCATGA
- a CDS encoding protein-L-isoaspartate(D-aspartate) O-methyltransferase, with amino-acid sequence MGRMIRMGVLGVWAGGVVFFLCSCRKLLPNSSREDKPRTSAERTDAAAVPERSAGWNRPRTAERQRERMQMVNRIRQEYGLTDERVLEAMQNVPRHWFVPASQQPYAYLDSPLPIGYGQTISQPFIVAYMTSVLKLEPNERVLEIGTGSGYQAAVLNEFTPHVFTMEIVRPLAERAIETFSQYGYETIQVRIGDGYKGWPEAAPFDAVIVTCAPDEIPKPLLEQLKPGGRMIIPVSSERSVQELVLVEKDSRGDIRRRSVMPVRFVPLIREKD; translated from the coding sequence ATGGGGCGAATGATTCGGATGGGGGTTTTGGGGGTGTGGGCAGGCGGGGTTGTTTTTTTCTTATGTTCCTGTCGGAAGCTGCTTCCGAATTCTTCAAGGGAGGACAAGCCGAGGACTTCTGCTGAACGGACTGATGCGGCGGCTGTGCCGGAGCGTTCGGCGGGGTGGAATCGTCCGCGTACGGCGGAACGGCAGCGCGAGCGGATGCAGATGGTCAATCGGATTCGGCAGGAATACGGCCTGACGGATGAGCGGGTTTTGGAGGCGATGCAGAATGTGCCGCGTCACTGGTTTGTGCCCGCCTCGCAGCAGCCCTATGCATATCTCGATTCGCCGCTGCCGATTGGGTACGGGCAGACGATTTCACAGCCGTTTATTGTGGCATATATGACCAGCGTGCTGAAGTTGGAGCCGAATGAGCGGGTGCTTGAGATTGGCACCGGGTCAGGATATCAGGCGGCGGTGCTGAATGAGTTTACGCCCCATGTGTTTACGATGGAAATTGTTCGTCCGCTGGCCGAGCGGGCGATCGAGACGTTTTCCCAGTATGGATACGAGACGATTCAGGTACGAATTGGGGACGGCTATAAGGGCTGGCCGGAGGCGGCGCCGTTTGATGCCGTTATCGTGACGTGTGCGCCGGACGAAATCCCCAAACCGCTGCTGGAGCAGCTCAAGCCGGGCGGAAGGATGATTATTCCGGTGAGCAGCGAGAGGAGCGTGCAGGAACTGGTCTTGGTGGAAAAGGACAGCCGGGGAGACATTCGCAGACGTTCTGTAATGCCCGTGCGGTTCGTCCCGCTGATACGGGAGAAAGACTAA
- a CDS encoding methylenetetrahydrofolate reductase C-terminal domain-containing protein, whose protein sequence is MAGKQTLRQILKKQEKFAVIAELTGGPNYSFAPILNFLKQYQEKGSQDIPAEFILAGITLPQNPGGIANLDPADVIAVLDKNHLADNLDIIPHLTCKDANADSLLSSLIGYRQRGIESILALTGDKPVAAKGVFELESIGLLSLIKRENQKAVLNAKPGQWDSIHQFFPGAAVSPFKYTEPSLMQQYYKMEKKITAGAQFLITQVGWDWRKSLELMQYLRDNHIRIPVIGNVYWLTTLTPAPRLMHDIKLPGCFVSDELLAKLQSESVEQHIERAAQQIAMYRALGAAGIDVGGVHDYSTFIRILRRAAEIGTDWQPFKDNLYWPPKKTFYLYDDTGRQTPLSTPGKTVRKRFFDFMHRFLLDPNHIGFHAFKKTLRFFRADNEQNCTYKLFNAVEKPVKYLLFECEECGDCYLPENFGSCTIGECEKGLDNVPCGDAAVDGFCGNNLNRICVGETVYQFALTEPDGRQTLRTRINKPRIPSLEHTSSIINYLFGKDHTMHAPLIQIGEAIHASIPKTGAVMKELDALGPNAYIAPSGPLSYIQALIETQADEGADYIAVNLDAFGEDNPQTAVRMMKEYVRLVRRWGKGVPVCIDTSNNDVLIAGLQEWYNTDQPVKPPLLNSIKVFTADQIMPLKRQYDFRFIGLLVTEGRPKGPGGSHSVEELVQLAHSLYDKAMQYGFKPEEIFFDSTVFPIAIDLPMEPGIPGYTYRAFETIKRIKSDPKLKHCHCSLGISNCCRDLPGRKIGICRAYVAKAMEYGLDAGIVNTSHQYGRKDPDPELLELITAYAEMDGSPDKLNRVMMLMGRFCASAARKPA, encoded by the coding sequence ATGGCCGGCAAACAAACTCTCAGACAAATCTTAAAGAAACAGGAAAAATTTGCCGTCATTGCCGAGTTGACCGGCGGCCCCAATTACAGCTTTGCCCCCATTTTGAATTTCCTGAAACAATATCAGGAAAAAGGGAGCCAGGATATCCCTGCCGAATTTATCTTAGCCGGCATCACACTGCCTCAAAATCCCGGCGGCATCGCGAATCTCGACCCCGCCGATGTCATCGCCGTCCTCGACAAAAATCACCTTGCAGACAATCTGGATATCATACCTCACTTGACCTGCAAAGACGCCAACGCGGATTCGCTCCTGAGTTCCCTGATCGGATACCGTCAGCGCGGCATCGAAAGCATCCTTGCCCTTACCGGCGACAAACCCGTCGCCGCCAAAGGCGTCTTCGAACTCGAATCCATCGGCCTGCTTTCTCTAATCAAACGCGAAAACCAAAAAGCCGTCCTGAATGCCAAACCCGGCCAGTGGGATTCGATCCATCAGTTCTTTCCCGGTGCGGCCGTATCGCCGTTCAAATACACCGAGCCGTCCCTGATGCAGCAATACTACAAAATGGAAAAGAAAATCACCGCCGGTGCCCAATTCCTCATCACTCAGGTCGGCTGGGACTGGAGAAAATCCCTCGAGTTAATGCAGTATCTCCGAGACAATCATATCCGCATTCCCGTTATCGGAAATGTCTATTGGCTCACGACCCTTACCCCTGCTCCCCGCCTGATGCACGACATCAAGCTGCCGGGATGCTTCGTGAGTGATGAACTTCTGGCCAAACTCCAATCTGAATCCGTTGAACAGCACATCGAGCGGGCCGCGCAGCAGATTGCGATGTACCGAGCTCTCGGTGCCGCGGGCATCGATGTCGGCGGCGTCCACGACTACTCAACCTTTATTCGTATCCTTCGTCGAGCCGCCGAAATCGGAACCGACTGGCAGCCCTTCAAAGACAACCTTTATTGGCCCCCGAAAAAGACCTTTTATCTCTACGATGACACCGGCCGACAAACCCCGCTCTCAACTCCCGGAAAAACCGTCCGCAAACGATTCTTTGACTTTATGCACCGGTTCCTGCTTGACCCAAACCATATCGGTTTTCATGCCTTCAAAAAGACTCTTCGTTTCTTCCGAGCCGATAACGAACAAAACTGTACCTATAAACTCTTTAATGCCGTCGAGAAACCCGTCAAATACCTCCTCTTCGAATGCGAAGAATGCGGCGACTGTTATCTGCCTGAAAATTTCGGCAGCTGCACCATCGGGGAATGCGAAAAAGGCCTCGACAATGTCCCCTGCGGGGATGCGGCCGTGGACGGCTTCTGCGGCAATAATCTGAACCGTATCTGCGTCGGCGAAACGGTCTATCAATTCGCCCTTACCGAGCCCGACGGCCGGCAGACTCTCCGCACCCGCATCAACAAACCGCGCATCCCGTCCCTTGAACATACGAGCTCGATTATCAACTATCTATTCGGAAAGGACCATACGATGCATGCACCTCTGATTCAAATCGGCGAAGCCATCCATGCCTCGATTCCCAAAACCGGCGCTGTGATGAAAGAACTGGATGCCCTCGGCCCGAACGCCTATATCGCCCCCAGCGGCCCGCTGTCGTACATCCAGGCCCTCATTGAAACCCAAGCCGATGAAGGAGCCGACTATATCGCCGTCAACCTCGATGCCTTCGGAGAAGACAATCCGCAAACCGCCGTGCGGATGATGAAAGAATACGTCAGACTCGTCCGCCGCTGGGGCAAAGGGGTCCCTGTCTGCATCGATACCAGCAACAATGACGTCCTCATCGCCGGCCTGCAGGAATGGTACAACACCGACCAGCCCGTCAAGCCTCCGCTGCTCAATTCCATCAAAGTCTTCACGGCCGATCAAATTATGCCCCTCAAGCGTCAGTATGATTTCCGTTTCATCGGCCTGCTGGTGACCGAAGGCCGTCCCAAAGGCCCCGGCGGCTCGCATTCCGTCGAGGAGCTCGTCCAGCTGGCCCACAGCCTCTACGACAAAGCCATGCAGTACGGCTTCAAGCCCGAAGAAATCTTCTTCGACTCTACCGTCTTTCCCATCGCCATTGACCTGCCGATGGAACCCGGCATTCCCGGCTATACCTACCGCGCCTTTGAAACCATCAAACGCATCAAAAGCGACCCCAAACTCAAACACTGTCATTGCTCGCTGGGCATCAGCAACTGCTGCCGAGACCTGCCCGGACGCAAAATCGGCATCTGCCGCGCCTATGTCGCCAAGGCTATGGAATACGGCCTGGATGCCGGCATTGTGAATACCTCCCATCAGTACGGACGCAAAGACCCTGACCCCGAACTGCTCGAATTAATCACTGCCTATGCCGAAATGGACGGCTCCCCCGACAAACTCAACCGTGTAATGATGCTGATGGGCCGTTTCTGCGCCTCCGCCGCTCGGAAACCGGCCTAA
- the dnaA gene encoding chromosomal replication initiator protein DnaA, with protein sequence MKQQEPAYILEQILEEVRSTDPVNVRTWFSDLTALSFSGGHLDIGCPDQTKVDYLNDHCLSVFTKAAQKITGFLVSVSFHSIHPVSADSNVFTASLNGLRLHPDYTFDNFVVGPCNRLAHASCIAVSQNPGTVYNPLFLYGSVGLGKTHLLHAVCHASRENNGNLSIRFLSCEQFVNGFISAIEQGRLADFQNQHRSVDVLIIDDIQFLREREQSQEEFFHTFNALYNNRRQIILTADCPPAQLPSLEERLISRFKWGLVARLDPPSYETRIAIVKKKAGLRGIHLPEGVAEMIAEHVQSNIREIEGALTVLYATARTVGQPITPELTRQALGIQQTAAQRTITMADIIEAVSREFDIRITDLQSKKRSQSITLPRQICMYLGRQLTRHSLEEIGGHLGGRDHSTVLHACTKIEEIFKTDEQIRLRIENLTRQLTQKQ encoded by the coding sequence GTGAAACAGCAGGAACCGGCATATATTTTGGAGCAGATTCTCGAGGAAGTCCGCTCGACGGACCCCGTCAACGTCCGCACCTGGTTCAGCGACCTGACTGCACTGTCCTTCAGCGGCGGCCATCTCGACATCGGCTGCCCGGATCAGACTAAAGTCGACTACCTGAATGACCATTGCCTGTCCGTTTTTACCAAAGCCGCACAGAAAATCACCGGCTTCCTTGTTTCCGTCAGTTTCCATTCTATTCACCCCGTTTCCGCGGACTCAAATGTCTTCACGGCCTCCCTGAACGGTTTGCGTCTGCATCCCGACTATACATTTGACAACTTCGTCGTCGGTCCCTGCAATCGTCTGGCTCACGCCAGCTGCATCGCCGTCAGCCAGAATCCCGGCACGGTTTACAACCCCCTCTTTCTATACGGCAGCGTGGGACTGGGCAAAACCCATCTCCTTCACGCCGTTTGTCATGCCTCCCGTGAAAACAACGGCAATCTGTCCATCCGCTTTCTCAGCTGTGAACAGTTTGTCAACGGCTTTATCAGCGCGATTGAACAGGGACGACTGGCCGACTTTCAAAATCAGCATCGCAGTGTCGATGTTCTGATTATTGACGATATCCAGTTTCTCCGGGAACGCGAACAGAGTCAGGAGGAGTTTTTCCATACATTTAACGCCCTCTACAACAACCGCCGGCAAATCATTCTGACCGCCGACTGCCCGCCCGCTCAACTGCCTTCTCTCGAAGAGCGTCTCATCAGCCGCTTTAAGTGGGGTCTGGTTGCACGGCTGGACCCGCCCAGTTATGAAACCCGCATCGCCATCGTCAAAAAGAAGGCCGGCCTTCGCGGCATTCACCTGCCCGAGGGCGTTGCAGAAATGATTGCGGAACACGTCCAGTCTAACATTCGTGAAATCGAAGGCGCCCTGACGGTTTTGTATGCCACCGCCAGAACCGTCGGCCAGCCCATTACTCCCGAACTGACCCGCCAGGCGCTCGGCATTCAGCAGACCGCCGCCCAGCGAACCATCACCATGGCCGACATCATCGAAGCCGTCAGCCGGGAATTCGATATCCGCATTACAGACCTCCAAAGCAAAAAACGAAGCCAAAGCATCACCCTGCCCCGGCAAATCTGTATGTATCTGGGCCGACAGCTTACCCGCCACAGTCTGGAGGAAATCGGCGGTCACCTCGGCGGACGAGACCACTCCACCGTCCTGCACGCCTGCACCAAAATCGAAGAAATCTTCAAAACCGATGAACAGATTCGCCTGCGAATTGAAAATCTCACACGTCAGTTAACCCAAAAACAATAA
- the ftsH gene encoding ATP-dependent zinc metalloprotease FtsH yields the protein MTEKESKRGPKVPLPNYQRGPLSWLLIGLVLMLMISTLMRMQRVQELTYSPEFLDHVRAGHVKSVVIHEGKGKILGEFDPKFISDGRPARFEVSVSEVLKDETLLPLLVSQRVEVKIQKPDMWAPLLWNLLPFVLLIALIYFFFIRNIRTGGGMLMNFGRSKHRVQGKNTKKTFDDVAGIEEAKEEVAEIIEFLKNPKKFQKIGGRIPRGVLLVGPPGCGKTLLAKAIAGEADVPFFSIAGSDFVEMFVGVGASRVRDLFRQAKENSPCIIFLDEIDAIGRKRGPGFVSGGHDEREQTLNAILVEMDGFDTNDQVIVIAATNRADILDHALTRPGRFDRQVVVPLPDLKGRMKILQIHARRVKCGPDVDFERLARGTPMFSGAELEALINEAAISASMQNKDYVEMSDLEEARDKVRWGRAKRSRVIDEYDKRLTAYHEAGHALVQSLLPDADPLHKVSIIPRGPMGGATFALPEKDRLYYSKRFCLAQLQICFAGRIAVKMVFNDIDSGAYSDIRQATALARQMVTEWGMGEEVGPVYYGADGTDSYFYGPIGAEYSQKTAELIDREVKKLLDAAYAKAEELLVQHRDALNRLAEALLKYETLDAEEVKLIISGGKLEKPTVSDLLSMEQKKVPPSSKEEDWKE from the coding sequence ATGACAGAAAAAGAATCCAAGCGCGGACCGAAAGTTCCGCTTCCGAATTATCAGCGGGGTCCTTTAAGCTGGCTTTTGATTGGGCTTGTGCTGATGCTGATGATTTCGACACTGATGCGGATGCAGCGTGTGCAGGAATTGACCTATTCGCCGGAATTTCTGGACCACGTTCGAGCCGGACATGTTAAGTCCGTCGTGATTCACGAGGGCAAGGGCAAAATTCTCGGAGAATTTGACCCGAAATTCATTTCAGACGGCAGGCCCGCACGGTTTGAGGTATCTGTGTCCGAGGTGCTGAAGGATGAAACTCTGCTTCCGCTGCTGGTTTCCCAGCGGGTTGAAGTGAAGATTCAAAAGCCCGATATGTGGGCCCCTCTGCTTTGGAATCTGCTTCCGTTTGTGCTGCTGATTGCGCTGATTTACTTTTTCTTTATCCGAAACATCCGTACCGGCGGCGGGATGCTGATGAATTTCGGCCGCAGCAAGCACCGGGTCCAGGGCAAGAATACCAAGAAGACTTTTGATGACGTGGCAGGGATTGAGGAAGCTAAGGAGGAAGTGGCGGAAATTATTGAGTTTTTGAAGAATCCGAAGAAATTTCAGAAAATCGGGGGCCGTATTCCCCGCGGAGTTCTTCTGGTCGGCCCGCCCGGCTGCGGCAAGACGCTTCTGGCTAAGGCGATTGCCGGCGAGGCGGATGTTCCGTTTTTCAGCATTGCCGGCAGCGATTTTGTGGAGATGTTTGTCGGGGTCGGGGCCAGCCGCGTGCGGGATTTGTTCCGGCAGGCGAAGGAAAACTCCCCGTGCATTATTTTTCTGGATGAGATTGACGCCATCGGCCGCAAGCGAGGGCCGGGATTTGTCAGCGGGGGCCATGATGAGCGGGAACAGACGCTCAATGCAATCCTGGTGGAAATGGACGGTTTTGACACGAATGACCAGGTGATTGTGATAGCAGCGACGAACCGTGCGGATATTCTGGACCATGCGCTGACGCGTCCGGGGCGGTTCGACCGGCAGGTAGTAGTTCCGCTGCCGGATTTGAAGGGGCGGATGAAGATTCTCCAGATTCACGCTCGGCGGGTCAAATGCGGCCCGGATGTGGATTTTGAGCGGCTGGCCCGCGGGACGCCGATGTTCAGCGGAGCGGAACTGGAAGCGCTGATTAATGAGGCGGCCATCAGCGCGAGCATGCAGAACAAGGATTATGTGGAGATGAGTGATCTGGAGGAGGCGCGGGATAAGGTGCGGTGGGGCCGTGCCAAACGCAGCCGGGTGATTGATGAGTATGACAAGCGGCTGACGGCGTATCATGAGGCCGGCCATGCCCTGGTGCAGTCGCTGCTGCCGGATGCCGACCCGCTGCACAAGGTGAGCATCATTCCGCGGGGGCCGATGGGCGGGGCGACGTTTGCACTGCCGGAAAAGGACCGGCTGTATTATTCGAAACGATTCTGTCTGGCGCAGCTGCAGATTTGCTTTGCCGGGCGGATCGCCGTCAAGATGGTTTTCAATGACATAGACAGCGGCGCTTATTCCGATATTCGGCAGGCGACGGCGCTGGCTCGTCAAATGGTGACGGAATGGGGGATGGGCGAAGAGGTCGGGCCGGTTTATTACGGGGCGGACGGGACGGATTCGTATTTCTACGGGCCGATTGGAGCGGAATATTCCCAGAAGACGGCGGAGTTAATTGACCGAGAGGTCAAGAAGCTGCTGGACGCGGCTTATGCGAAGGCAGAGGAACTGCTTGTGCAGCATCGGGATGCGCTGAACCGTCTGGCGGAGGCCCTGCTGAAGTATGAAACGCTGGATGCCGAGGAGGTTAAACTGATTATCAGCGGGGGCAAATTGGAGAAGCCGACGGTTTCGGATCTTCTGAGTATGGAGCAGAAAAAAGTTCCTCCGTCTTCGAAGGAAGAAGATTGGAAAGAATAA